A window from Acinonyx jubatus isolate Ajub_Pintada_27869175 chromosome E1, VMU_Ajub_asm_v1.0, whole genome shotgun sequence encodes these proteins:
- the TMUB2 gene encoding transmembrane and ubiquitin-like domain-containing protein 2 isoform X1 has protein sequence MISRHRQNNLMSVDPVSSQAMELSDVTLIEGVGNEVTVVAGVVVLILALVLAWLSTYVADSGSNQLLGTIVSAGDTSVLHLGHVDHLVAGQGTPEPTELPHPSEGNDEKAEEAGEGGGDPTGEPGAGGGVEPSLEHLLDIQGLTKRQAGPESSSPEAPLRPEDGSCLPPSPGLINVRLKFLNDTEELAVARPEDTVGALKSKYFPGQESQMKLIYQGRLLQDPARTLRSLNITDNCVIHCHRSPPGSAVPGPSASLAPSSATEPPSLGVSVGSLMVPVFVVLLGVVWYFRINYRQFFTAPATVSLVGVTVFFSFLVFGMYGR, from the exons ATGATTTCCCGTCACCGTCAaaacaaccttatgag TGTCGACCCAGTCAGCAGCCAGGCCATGGAGCTCTCTGATGTCACCCTCATTGAGGGTGTGGGTAATGAGGTGACTGTGGTGGCAGGTGTGGTGGTGCTGATTCTAGCCTTGGTCCTAGCTTGGCTCTCTACCTACGTAGCAGACAGCGGTAGCAACCAGCTCCTGGGCACCATTGTGTCAGCTGGCGACACATCCGTCCTCCACCTGGGACACGTGGACCATCTAGTAGCGGGCCAAGGCACCCCAGAGCCCACTGAACTTCCCCATCCATCAGAGGGTAATGACGAGAAGGCTGAAGAGGCTGGCGAAGGTGGGGGAGACCCCACAGGGGAGCCCGGAGCCGGGGGTGGCGTTGAGCCGAGCCTTGAGCATCTGCTTGACATCCAAGGCCTGACCAAAAGACAAGCGGGCCCAGAAAGCAGCAGTCCAGAGGCCCCCCTGAGACCTGAGGATGGCAGCTGcctcccccccagccctggcctcatCAATGTGCGGCTCAAATTCCTCAATGACACCGAGGAGCTGGCTGTGGCCAGGCCGGAGGATACTGTGGGTGCCCTGAAGAG TAAATACTTCCCTGGACAAGAGAGCCAGATGAAACTGATCTACCAGGGCCGTCTGCTGCAGGACCCAGCCCGCACACTGCGTTCTCTGAACATTACTGACAACTGTGTGATTCACTGCCACCGCTCCCCCCCAGGGTCAGCTGTTCCAGGCCCCTCAGCATCCTTGGCCCCCTCTTCGGCCACTGAACCCCCCAGCCTTGGCGTCAGTGTGGGCAGCCTCATGGTGCCCGTGTTTGTGGTGCTGTTGGGTGTGGTCTGGTACTTCCGTATCAATTACCGCCAGTTCTTCACAGCACCTGCCaccgtctccctggtgggggtcaCCGTCTTTTTCAGCTTCCTAGTATTTGGGATGTACGGACGATAA
- the TMUB2 gene encoding transmembrane and ubiquitin-like domain-containing protein 2 isoform X2, whose product MELSDVTLIEGVGNEVTVVAGVVVLILALVLAWLSTYVADSGSNQLLGTIVSAGDTSVLHLGHVDHLVAGQGTPEPTELPHPSEGNDEKAEEAGEGGGDPTGEPGAGGGVEPSLEHLLDIQGLTKRQAGPESSSPEAPLRPEDGSCLPPSPGLINVRLKFLNDTEELAVARPEDTVGALKSKYFPGQESQMKLIYQGRLLQDPARTLRSLNITDNCVIHCHRSPPGSAVPGPSASLAPSSATEPPSLGVSVGSLMVPVFVVLLGVVWYFRINYRQFFTAPATVSLVGVTVFFSFLVFGMYGR is encoded by the exons ATGGAGCTCTCTGATGTCACCCTCATTGAGGGTGTGGGTAATGAGGTGACTGTGGTGGCAGGTGTGGTGGTGCTGATTCTAGCCTTGGTCCTAGCTTGGCTCTCTACCTACGTAGCAGACAGCGGTAGCAACCAGCTCCTGGGCACCATTGTGTCAGCTGGCGACACATCCGTCCTCCACCTGGGACACGTGGACCATCTAGTAGCGGGCCAAGGCACCCCAGAGCCCACTGAACTTCCCCATCCATCAGAGGGTAATGACGAGAAGGCTGAAGAGGCTGGCGAAGGTGGGGGAGACCCCACAGGGGAGCCCGGAGCCGGGGGTGGCGTTGAGCCGAGCCTTGAGCATCTGCTTGACATCCAAGGCCTGACCAAAAGACAAGCGGGCCCAGAAAGCAGCAGTCCAGAGGCCCCCCTGAGACCTGAGGATGGCAGCTGcctcccccccagccctggcctcatCAATGTGCGGCTCAAATTCCTCAATGACACCGAGGAGCTGGCTGTGGCCAGGCCGGAGGATACTGTGGGTGCCCTGAAGAG TAAATACTTCCCTGGACAAGAGAGCCAGATGAAACTGATCTACCAGGGCCGTCTGCTGCAGGACCCAGCCCGCACACTGCGTTCTCTGAACATTACTGACAACTGTGTGATTCACTGCCACCGCTCCCCCCCAGGGTCAGCTGTTCCAGGCCCCTCAGCATCCTTGGCCCCCTCTTCGGCCACTGAACCCCCCAGCCTTGGCGTCAGTGTGGGCAGCCTCATGGTGCCCGTGTTTGTGGTGCTGTTGGGTGTGGTCTGGTACTTCCGTATCAATTACCGCCAGTTCTTCACAGCACCTGCCaccgtctccctggtgggggtcaCCGTCTTTTTCAGCTTCCTAGTATTTGGGATGTACGGACGATAA
- the ATXN7L3 gene encoding ataxin-7-like protein 3 isoform X1 yields the protein MKMEEMSLSGLDNSKLEAIAQEIYADLVEDSCLGFCFEVHRAVKCGYFFLDDTDPDSMKDFEIVDQPGLDIFGQVFNQWKSKECVCPNCSRSIAASRFAPHLEKCLGMGRNSSRIANRRIANSNNMNKSESDQEDNDDINDNDWSYGSEKKAKKRKSDKLWYLPFQNPNSPRRSKSLKHKNGFSVCTSASNTLPLLFSSSGELSNSDPFKYNNSTGISYETLGPEELRSLLTTQCGVISEHTKKMCTRSLRCPQHTDEQRRAVRIYFLGPSAVLPEVESSLDNDSFDMTDSQALISRLQWDGSSDLSPSDSGSSKTSENQGWGLGTNSSESRKTKKKKSHLSLVGTASSLGSNKKKKPKPPAPPTPSIYDDIN from the exons atgaaaatggaggAAATGTCTTTGTCTGGCCTGGATAACAGCAAACTAGAG GCCATCGCTCAGGAGATATACGCGGACCTGGTCGAGGATTCTTGTTTGGGATTCTGCTTTGAGGTACACCGGGCTGTCAAGTGTGGCTACTTCTTCCTGGACGACACGGACCCTGATAGCATGAAGGATTTTG AGATCGTGGACCAGCCGGGGTTGGACATCTTTGGACAGGTTTTCAACCAGTGGAAGAGCAAGGAGTGTGTTTGCCCCAATTGCAGCCGCAGCATTGCCGCCTCCCGCTTTGCTCCGCATCTGGAGAAGTGCCTGGGAATGGGCCGGAACAGCAGCCGGATCGCCAACCGCCG GATTGCCAACAGCAACAATATGAACAAGTCGGAGAGTGACCAAGAGGATAATGACGACATCAATGACAATGACTGGTCGTACGGCTCAGAGAAGAAAG CCAAGAAGAGGAAATCAGACAAG CTATGGTATCTCCCATTCCAGAACCCCAATTCCCCTCGAAGATCCAagtctttaaaacacaaaaatg GGTTCTCTGTCTGTACCTCTGCATCAAAcacccttccccttcttttttcttcttcaggggaACTTAGCAATTCGGATCCTTTTAAG TATAACAACTCAACTGGGATCAGCTACGAGACCCTGGGGCCGGAGGAGCTGCGTAGCCTGCTCACCACG CAATGTGGGGTGATTTCTGAACACACCAAGAAGATGTGCACAAG GTCCCTGCGCTGCCCCCAGCACACAGATGAGCAGCGGCGAGCCGTGCGGATTTACTTCCTCGGACCCTCAGC CGTCCTTCCAGAGGTCGAGAGTTCCCTGGATAACGACAGCTTTGACATGACTGACAGCCAGGCCCTGATCAGCCGGCTTCAGTGGGACGGCTCCTCTGATCTCTCACCCTCTGATTCGGGCTCCTCCAAGACGAGTGAGAATCAGGGATGGGGTCTAG GTACCAACAGCTCAGAGTCAcggaaaaccaagaaaaagaaatcccatcTGAGCCTGGTAGGGACTGCCTCCAGCCTAGGCTCCAACAAGAAGAAGAAGCCAAAGCCACCGGCACCCCCAACGCCCAGCATCTACGATGACATCAACTGA
- the ATXN7L3 gene encoding ataxin-7-like protein 3 isoform X2, translating to MKMEEMSLSGLDNSKLEAIAQEIYADLVEDSCLGFCFEVHRAVKCGYFFLDDTDPDSMKDFEIVDQPGLDIFGQVFNQWKSKECVCPNCSRSIAASRFAPHLEKCLGMGRNSSRIANRRIANSNNMNKSESDQEDNDDINDNDWSYGSEKKAKKRKSDKNPNSPRRSKSLKHKNGFSVCTSASNTLPLLFSSSGELSNSDPFKYNNSTGISYETLGPEELRSLLTTQCGVISEHTKKMCTRSLRCPQHTDEQRRAVRIYFLGPSAVLPEVESSLDNDSFDMTDSQALISRLQWDGSSDLSPSDSGSSKTSENQGWGLGTNSSESRKTKKKKSHLSLVGTASSLGSNKKKKPKPPAPPTPSIYDDIN from the exons atgaaaatggaggAAATGTCTTTGTCTGGCCTGGATAACAGCAAACTAGAG GCCATCGCTCAGGAGATATACGCGGACCTGGTCGAGGATTCTTGTTTGGGATTCTGCTTTGAGGTACACCGGGCTGTCAAGTGTGGCTACTTCTTCCTGGACGACACGGACCCTGATAGCATGAAGGATTTTG AGATCGTGGACCAGCCGGGGTTGGACATCTTTGGACAGGTTTTCAACCAGTGGAAGAGCAAGGAGTGTGTTTGCCCCAATTGCAGCCGCAGCATTGCCGCCTCCCGCTTTGCTCCGCATCTGGAGAAGTGCCTGGGAATGGGCCGGAACAGCAGCCGGATCGCCAACCGCCG GATTGCCAACAGCAACAATATGAACAAGTCGGAGAGTGACCAAGAGGATAATGACGACATCAATGACAATGACTGGTCGTACGGCTCAGAGAAGAAAG CCAAGAAGAGGAAATCAGACAAG AACCCCAATTCCCCTCGAAGATCCAagtctttaaaacacaaaaatg GGTTCTCTGTCTGTACCTCTGCATCAAAcacccttccccttcttttttcttcttcaggggaACTTAGCAATTCGGATCCTTTTAAG TATAACAACTCAACTGGGATCAGCTACGAGACCCTGGGGCCGGAGGAGCTGCGTAGCCTGCTCACCACG CAATGTGGGGTGATTTCTGAACACACCAAGAAGATGTGCACAAG GTCCCTGCGCTGCCCCCAGCACACAGATGAGCAGCGGCGAGCCGTGCGGATTTACTTCCTCGGACCCTCAGC CGTCCTTCCAGAGGTCGAGAGTTCCCTGGATAACGACAGCTTTGACATGACTGACAGCCAGGCCCTGATCAGCCGGCTTCAGTGGGACGGCTCCTCTGATCTCTCACCCTCTGATTCGGGCTCCTCCAAGACGAGTGAGAATCAGGGATGGGGTCTAG GTACCAACAGCTCAGAGTCAcggaaaaccaagaaaaagaaatcccatcTGAGCCTGGTAGGGACTGCCTCCAGCCTAGGCTCCAACAAGAAGAAGAAGCCAAAGCCACCGGCACCCCCAACGCCCAGCATCTACGATGACATCAACTGA
- the ATXN7L3 gene encoding ataxin-7-like protein 3 isoform X3, translated as MKMEEMSLSGLDNSKLEAIAQEIYADLVEDSCLGFCFEVHRAVKCGYFFLDDTDPDSMKDFEIVDQPGLDIFGQVFNQWKSKECVCPNCSRSIAASRFAPHLEKCLGMGRNSSRIANRRIANSNNMNKSESDQEDNDDINDNDWSYGSEKKAKKRKSDKLWYLPFQNPNSPRRSKSLKHKNGELSNSDPFKYNNSTGISYETLGPEELRSLLTTQCGVISEHTKKMCTRSLRCPQHTDEQRRAVRIYFLGPSAVLPEVESSLDNDSFDMTDSQALISRLQWDGSSDLSPSDSGSSKTSENQGWGLGTNSSESRKTKKKKSHLSLVGTASSLGSNKKKKPKPPAPPTPSIYDDIN; from the exons atgaaaatggaggAAATGTCTTTGTCTGGCCTGGATAACAGCAAACTAGAG GCCATCGCTCAGGAGATATACGCGGACCTGGTCGAGGATTCTTGTTTGGGATTCTGCTTTGAGGTACACCGGGCTGTCAAGTGTGGCTACTTCTTCCTGGACGACACGGACCCTGATAGCATGAAGGATTTTG AGATCGTGGACCAGCCGGGGTTGGACATCTTTGGACAGGTTTTCAACCAGTGGAAGAGCAAGGAGTGTGTTTGCCCCAATTGCAGCCGCAGCATTGCCGCCTCCCGCTTTGCTCCGCATCTGGAGAAGTGCCTGGGAATGGGCCGGAACAGCAGCCGGATCGCCAACCGCCG GATTGCCAACAGCAACAATATGAACAAGTCGGAGAGTGACCAAGAGGATAATGACGACATCAATGACAATGACTGGTCGTACGGCTCAGAGAAGAAAG CCAAGAAGAGGAAATCAGACAAG CTATGGTATCTCCCATTCCAGAACCCCAATTCCCCTCGAAGATCCAagtctttaaaacacaaaaatg gggaACTTAGCAATTCGGATCCTTTTAAG TATAACAACTCAACTGGGATCAGCTACGAGACCCTGGGGCCGGAGGAGCTGCGTAGCCTGCTCACCACG CAATGTGGGGTGATTTCTGAACACACCAAGAAGATGTGCACAAG GTCCCTGCGCTGCCCCCAGCACACAGATGAGCAGCGGCGAGCCGTGCGGATTTACTTCCTCGGACCCTCAGC CGTCCTTCCAGAGGTCGAGAGTTCCCTGGATAACGACAGCTTTGACATGACTGACAGCCAGGCCCTGATCAGCCGGCTTCAGTGGGACGGCTCCTCTGATCTCTCACCCTCTGATTCGGGCTCCTCCAAGACGAGTGAGAATCAGGGATGGGGTCTAG GTACCAACAGCTCAGAGTCAcggaaaaccaagaaaaagaaatcccatcTGAGCCTGGTAGGGACTGCCTCCAGCCTAGGCTCCAACAAGAAGAAGAAGCCAAAGCCACCGGCACCCCCAACGCCCAGCATCTACGATGACATCAACTGA
- the ATXN7L3 gene encoding ataxin-7-like protein 3 isoform X4: protein MKMEEMSLSGLDNSKLEAIAQEIYADLVEDSCLGFCFEVHRAVKCGYFFLDDTDPDSMKDFEIVDQPGLDIFGQVFNQWKSKECVCPNCSRSIAASRFAPHLEKCLGMGRNSSRIANRRIANSNNMNKSESDQEDNDDINDNDWSYGSEKKAKKRKSDKNPNSPRRSKSLKHKNGELSNSDPFKYNNSTGISYETLGPEELRSLLTTQCGVISEHTKKMCTRSLRCPQHTDEQRRAVRIYFLGPSAVLPEVESSLDNDSFDMTDSQALISRLQWDGSSDLSPSDSGSSKTSENQGWGLGTNSSESRKTKKKKSHLSLVGTASSLGSNKKKKPKPPAPPTPSIYDDIN from the exons atgaaaatggaggAAATGTCTTTGTCTGGCCTGGATAACAGCAAACTAGAG GCCATCGCTCAGGAGATATACGCGGACCTGGTCGAGGATTCTTGTTTGGGATTCTGCTTTGAGGTACACCGGGCTGTCAAGTGTGGCTACTTCTTCCTGGACGACACGGACCCTGATAGCATGAAGGATTTTG AGATCGTGGACCAGCCGGGGTTGGACATCTTTGGACAGGTTTTCAACCAGTGGAAGAGCAAGGAGTGTGTTTGCCCCAATTGCAGCCGCAGCATTGCCGCCTCCCGCTTTGCTCCGCATCTGGAGAAGTGCCTGGGAATGGGCCGGAACAGCAGCCGGATCGCCAACCGCCG GATTGCCAACAGCAACAATATGAACAAGTCGGAGAGTGACCAAGAGGATAATGACGACATCAATGACAATGACTGGTCGTACGGCTCAGAGAAGAAAG CCAAGAAGAGGAAATCAGACAAG AACCCCAATTCCCCTCGAAGATCCAagtctttaaaacacaaaaatg gggaACTTAGCAATTCGGATCCTTTTAAG TATAACAACTCAACTGGGATCAGCTACGAGACCCTGGGGCCGGAGGAGCTGCGTAGCCTGCTCACCACG CAATGTGGGGTGATTTCTGAACACACCAAGAAGATGTGCACAAG GTCCCTGCGCTGCCCCCAGCACACAGATGAGCAGCGGCGAGCCGTGCGGATTTACTTCCTCGGACCCTCAGC CGTCCTTCCAGAGGTCGAGAGTTCCCTGGATAACGACAGCTTTGACATGACTGACAGCCAGGCCCTGATCAGCCGGCTTCAGTGGGACGGCTCCTCTGATCTCTCACCCTCTGATTCGGGCTCCTCCAAGACGAGTGAGAATCAGGGATGGGGTCTAG GTACCAACAGCTCAGAGTCAcggaaaaccaagaaaaagaaatcccatcTGAGCCTGGTAGGGACTGCCTCCAGCCTAGGCTCCAACAAGAAGAAGAAGCCAAAGCCACCGGCACCCCCAACGCCCAGCATCTACGATGACATCAACTGA